Below is a genomic region from Gemmobacter sp. 24YEA27.
GCCGCAGATGGATCGCGCCCTGCTCCAGCGTGTTGCGCGTCCAGTCCGAGACATAGGCCGAGGGCGTCACGAGGATCACCTTTGCACCGGCCTTCGCCATGACCTCGGCCATGACGCCGCCCATGTAATAATGGTCGTCATCATAAACGACGACGGTCTTGCCGCTCAGATCGGCGGGGTGTTTTCCCGCCATCACATCATCAGGTGTCCAGACGGGCATGGCCGCATCAATCGCCATCGGCACCACATGCTGACGCGCGACCCCATCGGCCCGCCAATGCGCCCCGGTCGCGATGCAGACATTCTGGAAGCCGAATTCGAGGATCTCTTCGGCCCCCAGGCGGCTGTCGAAATAGGTCTCGACATTCGGGCGCTGACTGATCTGGTATTGCCGGTAATCGACCACGCGGCCCCAGGCGGAAAGGCCGGGCAGCAGGCGTTCCCGCGCGACACGGCCGCCAAGGGTCGTGGTCGCCTCGGCCATGGCCACGTCATAGCCCCGCAGGGACAACGCGCGGGCGGCCTCAAGCCCGGCAGGGCCGGAGCCGACGATCAGCACGGTCGAGCTGTCGCCTTTGGCGTTCATCTTTTCGGGATGCCAGCCCTTGCGCCATTCCTCCATGAAGGTCGGATTCTGAGTGCAGCGCGAGATCGACATCGTCATATCGCCGGTGATGCAGATATTGCAGCCGATACATTCGCGGATATCCTCGACCCGCCCCTCGTCGATCTTTTTCGGGATGAACGGATCGGCAATCGAGGGCCGCGCGCAGCCGATGAAATCCAGCACGCCCTGGCGGATCATCCGCGCCATCACATCGGGCGAGGTGAAGCGGCCCACACCGACCACGGGTTTCGATGACAGCTCACGGATGCCGGAGACCAGCACTTCCTGCGCCGCTTCCTCTTTGAAGCGCGAGGGGCCAGAACAATCCTCCCATGCGCCCTGGGCCAGATCCCAGAGATCGGGAAGATCGCCGTTCAGTTCGACGAATTCGCGCACCTCGGCATTGGAAAAGCCAAGATTGCCGATATGTTCGTCCAGGCTGACGCGCATGGTGATCGCCATCGTGTCACCCACGGCATCGCGGATATCCGCGACCACTTCGCGGGCAAAGCGCGAACGGTTTTCCAGGCTGCCGCCATATTCATCGCTGCGCTGATTGGTGGCACGCGACAGGAAATGCTGGAAAATGCCGAAGCCATGCGCGCCGTAAAGGCAGATCAGGTCGAACCCGGCGAGTTTAGAACGTTTCGCGGCATTGACGAACCAGCGCCTGAGATCGGTGATGTCGGATTTCGACAAAGCGCGCGCCGAGACCGGGTCATTCGTGAAGGTGCGGATCGGCAGGGCCGAGGGCGCCAGTGGCACCTCTTTGGTGTAGAAATTCGGGCCGTTGATCCCTGAATAGGCCAGCTGGATCCCGGCCAGCGCGCCACGGGTCTTCATCGCATCCGACATCCGGCGAAGCCCCGGAATGTCTTTGTCTTCCCAAAGCCTTAACTCGATGAAAGGTGTGATTTCCGAACTGTGGTGCATCTCGGTCTGTTCGGTGAAAATGACCCCCCAGCCGCCTTCCGCCTTGATGCCGCGCATGGCGGCCGCAGCAGATGGATCGCGGTAGCCGCCCCCATTGCAATGCGGCACCTGGTAAAAGCGGTTCTTCGCCACAAGCGGGCCAATGGCCAGTGGCTCGAACAGGATATCATATTTCGGGTCGCGCATCTGGGGACATCCTTGATGCAAGGTCAGGGGAAAAAGCGGGATCTGCCCCATAGGATTGCCGGGGCCTGGTCTGGTAAATGATGGGTTTCGGAAGCCTTGCTTAGACTGCGCCTAATCAGCACCTCACCTGGACGGGATGCCTGGGCATAGCGCGGTTCAAGGCAGCGAAAAACAATACCAATTATAAGAAAAGAAACAACTATTCGCAGGGTTGCGACGTTTCAGCCGCGCATGCGGTTCTGCCCCGCCGCAAGCCGGGATGCGACGGGGGAACGGGCCGGACCCAGGCTTCCCGGCCTGCGCCCGAAAAAGAGGCTTAGCTGCTTAGTATTTGATCCAGATTGTTTTCAGCGCCGAATATTTGTCAAAGCTGTGCAGGGACAGATCGCGGCCGAATCCCGATTGTTTCATACCGCCAAAGGGTGTCATTGCCGAAAGCGCATCCACCGTATTGACCGAAACCGTGCCGGCATGGAGGCCGTCCGACACCGACAGGGCCCGGCTCAGATCCCGGGTCCAGACCGAGGCGGCGAGGCCATATTCGCTGTCATTGGCAATCTTCAGCGCCTCTTCCTCGCTGTCAAACGGCGTCACGGCAAGGACCGGGCCGAAGACCTCTTCCTTCGCGATCCGGGCGTCAGGCGCAACATCGGCAAAGATCGTGGCGCCAATATAGCAATCCGATCCGTCCCGCGTCTCGCGCTCGCCGCCATGGACCAGCCGCGCCTCGGCTTTGCCGATCGCGATATATTGCGCAACCTTGTCGGCATGGGCTTTCTCGACAAGCGGCCCCATGCGGGTGGCCAGATCCAGCGGGTCTCCCAGAGGCCAGGCGGCGGTGGCCGCGATCAGCTTTTCGGTGAATTCCTCCTGCACCGCGCGCGCGACCAGGATGCGGGAATTGGCAGAACAGACCTCGCCCGAATTGAACAGGATCCCGAAGGCCGCCATGGTTGCGGCCTGATCCAGATCGGCATCGGCAAAGATCAGGTTCGGGGATTTGCCTCCGGTTTCCAGCCAGACCTGTTTCATATTGCTTTGGGCGGCATAGTTCATGAACCGCTTGCCGGTGGCGGTCGATCCGGTGAAAACCAGCGCATCAACATCGCCGTGCAGCCCAAGTGCCTGGCCTGCCTCGACGCCGTAACCCGGAACCACATTCAGCACCCCGTCAGGCAGCCCGGCCTCAGAGGCAAGCTCGGCAAGGAACAAAGCCGACAAAGGCGATTGCTCCGCCGGTTTCAGCACCACCGAATTCCCCATCGCCAGCGCGGGCGCCAGTTTCCAGGTCGCCATGTCGAGCGGGAAATTCCACGGCACCACCGCCCCGATCACGCCCAGGGGCGCGCGCCGGATCAGCGCCAGATCGCGGCCCCCGGTGGGCGCGACCTCGTCGTAAAGCTTGTCGATGGCCTCGGCATGCCACTGGAAGAAATGCGCCGATCCGGGCGCGTCGATGGTCGAGCTGTCACCGATGGGCTTGCCCATATCCAGCGTTTCCAGCAGCGCGAGCTCCGCGACATTCTCGCGGATCAGGCCCGCGAGCTTCAAGAGCACTTCTTTGCGCGCCGATGGCGTCTGGCGCGACCAGCGCCCGTCGTCAAAGGCCCGCCGCGCCGCCGCCACCGCCAGATCAATATCCGCCGCCATGCCGCGCGACACTTCGGTCAGCACCGAGGCATTCGCGGGGTTCACCGTGGCAAACCGCCCCCCGCCTGCGCATCCCGGAACGCCCCGTCGATATAAAGCTGGTTGCGAAAGCGCAGGCTGTCTGCGCGGGTGCGCCATTCGGCAGAGGTGGCGGGAAGGGTCATGGTCTTGCTCCTGTCAGGTCTCGGGTGGCACCGAGAGGCGGCGGATTCCGGGATGCACCCCGTCTTTCAGCTTCTCGCTGCAAAATTCGATGAAACGGCGCACGGTCAGCGATTTCGCCGCGTCGCGCATGGTGATGATCCCCAGACGCATCGGGCGCGGATTGCCACTCAGCGGGATGTCGATCAGCCGCCCGCCATCCAGCGCCAGATCAATCGCGGGCCGGATATTGGCGATGGAATAGCCGAAGCGATTGGCCACCAGGGCCCGCATCACCCAGATGTCGCGCGTGCGCTCGACGATATTGGGGGTGCAACCGGCATCGCGAAAGAGCGAGATGAAATAGCTCGCGCTATAGGGCAGATCGAGCAGGATCATCGGATGTTCGGCCAGCTCGTCAAGGCTGACACTGTCCTTGCCCGCCAGCGGATGGCCCTCGTGCAGGACGGCATGGGGTGGCAGGGCGCCAAGCTCGTGGAATTCCATATCGGACGGGATATCAAGGTCATAGCTCAGCGCGAGGTCAAAGCGCGCGAGCCGCAGGCCTTCGATGATACCCGCGTGATCCAGCTCGTTCTGCGCGAATTCCACCTCGGGATAGCTTTCGCAGAAGGTGCGGCGCAACGCGGGGATCACGACCTGTGCAAAGGTCATCAGGCAGGCGACATGCAAAGGCCCCCGCACCTGCCCCGTGACCTCATTCGACAGCGCATTCAGCGCAGCCGCCTCGGTCAGGATGCGGCGCGCCTGTTCGACAAAGCTGCGCCCGGCCTGGGTCAGCGACAATCCATGCGCATGGCGTCGCACGAAAAGCGTGATGCGGAATTCGCGTTCCAGCTGCGATATCGCCGCGGAAACCGAGGGCGCCGAGACATTCACCCGCTCTGCCGCCTCGGTGACCGAGCCGTAATCCCCCACCGCCACCAGATATTCCAGCTGTCTGAGCGTGAACCTGAGCGCCATCCCTGCCCCTTTCCGATCCCCTGTTGCGGGCAGAGCATAGACCAGACCCTGGCCCGACCGCGAGACTTGCACGGAGCCGTCGGACGAATTTGCAACAGGATGCGCGCCAGAGATCATCGCTCCGGCACCCGGATATGGAACATGGGCGGCCTCATCCCCCTCACCGCGGCCCTGGCGGCAGGGTCGGACGGGTCAGATTTTCAGGGCTGAGGATCGCGGTCAGCAGCGCCTCGGGCAAAAGCCCGCGCTCCAGCGCCAGCTCGCAGACGCCCCGGCCCGAGGCAAAGGCCTCGCGCGCCAGATCGGTCGCGTTCTCATAGCCGATATAGGGGTTCAGCGCGGTGACGATGCCGATGGAATGCGTCACCGCGCGTGCCAGCACCTCATGATTGGCGGTAATGCCGCTGATACAATGCGTCCGCAGGGTCTCACACCCCGCCGTCAGATGCCGGATCGAGCGCGAGATGGTACAGGCGATCACCGGCTCAAAGGCGTTCAGCTGCAATTGCCCGGCTTCGGCGGCCATGGTGATGGTGATATCATTGCCGATCACCTCGAAAGCGATCTGGTTCACCACTTCGGGGATCACCGGATTGACCTTGCCCGGCATGATTGAAGACCCGGCCTGGCGCGCAGGCAGGTTGATCTCACTGAAGCCGGCGCGGGGGCCCGAGGATAACAACCTGAGATCGTTGCAGGTTTTCGAAAGCTTGACCGCCACCCGCTTCAACACGCCCGAGACCTGGACAAAGACGCCGCAATCCTGGGTCGCCTCGATCAGGTCCGGCGCGGTGATCAGCGGAATGCCGGTCAGCGCCTCAAGACGGGCGCGGGCCAGGGCGGCGTAACCGGGATGCGCGGTCAGGCCGGTGCCGATGGCCGTCGCGCCAAGGTTGATCTCGCATAACAGCGCGCGGGCCTCGGAAAGCCGCGCCTCGTCTTCGCCGAGCATGGTGGCGAAGGCGCCGAATTCCTGACCCAGGGTCATAGGGACCGCTTCCTGCAACTGGGTACGGCCCATCTTCAGGACATCGCTGAACTCCGCCGCCTTGGCCGCGAAAGCCTGCCGCAGATCCGCCAGCGCGATCAGAAGCCGGCCAATCGCCGTCCAGGTCGCCAGCCGCAGCGCGGTCGGATAGACGTCATTGGTACTTTGGCCCAGATTGACATGCTCATTCGGGTGCAGATGCGCGTATTCGCCTTTCGCCCGGCCCATCAGCTCCAGCGCGCGATTGGCGATGACCTCATTCGCATTCATATTGGTCGATGTGCCGGCACCGCCCTGGATCTGATCGACCACGTACTGGTCGTGCAGTGCGCCCGCCATGATCTCACGGCAGGCGGCAATGATCGCCGCAGCGCGGCTTGCCTCCAGCAGGCCGAGATCGCGATTGGCCTCGGCCGCCGCCAGTTTGATCGCGGCCAGCGCATGGATCAGATCGCCCTCTTCGCCGATCACCCGGCCCGAGATCGCGAAATTCTCGCGCGCCCGCAGGGTGTGGATGCCCCAATAGGCCGCACCGGGCACCTCACGCGGGCCAAGCAGATCCTGTTCGATGCGGACGGTCATTGCGGCTCCGGCAAGCGGGGTCAGGCCCGGGCGACGACCCGCCCGGGGGAATATCACACCACGCCCGGGCTCAGGCCGGAACCGCCCGCTCTGCCGCGATATGGCCGGCAAGGCGGTCGGCATCATGCCAGACCCCCCAGATGAAGGAGGAGCCGCGCATCGACAGCCAGGGCAGACCGAGGAAATAAAGCCCCGGCACTGCCGAGACGCCGCCTGAATGCGAGGGGCGGCCGCGTTCATCGAAGATGTCGGCCTTGATCCAGCTGAAATCCAGCGCATAGCCGGTCGCCCAGAGGATCGTGGTGATGCCCTCTTTCGCCAGATCCAGCGCCAGCACCGGATCGGTGAGGCAGTCAGGATCCGCGCCGATCAGATGCGCCTCTGGTTCCTCAGGCAGGTCGAGACCCTGGCGCGCCACATGGGCATCGGCCTGCTGCAAAAGACCGAGGTAATTCGCATCGCCCTGCGCCACATTCTTCGCGAGATCGGGCGCGAAATGCATCACGCCGTTCTCATAGCGCGCGGTCATGCCAACAAGCCCCATGCCCTCATTCGCGAGGCGGCGGAAATCGACGGTCTGGCCGCCGCGCGCGCCGCTCACGGCGATGGTCACATGTTCGGTGCCGGGCGTGGGCGTCGTCGTGTCCCAGATGCCAAGCGCCCCCAGCCACCAGACGAAATCCTTGCCGCGATAACGCCGCGGCGGGCGGTCATGCGCCCCGACCGAGAGCCAGACCTTGCGGCCCGCGCGCCGCAGCTCATCGGCGATCTGCACCCCCGAAGACCCGGCGCCGACCACAAGCACACCGCCTTCGGGCAACTGATCGGGGTTCTTATAGCCATGCGAATGCAGCTGATGCAGGCCGGCGCTTGCAGGCACCACCGGCGGGATCACCGGTTTCTGGAATGCGCCGGTGGCCGCCACAACATTCTGCGCCTCGATCACGCCTTCAGAAGTCTCGACCCGGAAACCCGCCTCAAGCGGCTGAACCGAAGTGACCGTCACACCGCAGCGCACCGGCGAGTTGTTTTGCGCGACGCAGGCCTCGAAATAGGCCGCGACCCGGTCGTGATGGGCAAAAGCGTCGGGGTCAAGCTCCTCGAAGGTCAGCGTCGGGAAACGGTCATGCCAGACCGGGCCATTGGCCACCAGCGAATCCCACCGCGCCGTGCGCCAGCTTTCCGCGATGCGGTTCTTTTCCACCACCAGATGCGACAGGCCGCGCCGGCCCAGATGCTCGCTCATCGCGACGCCGGCCTGACCGGCCCCGATCACGAGAGTATCGACTTTTTCGACAGACGTTTCGGCGGACATTTCGGCTTCCTCACGCGGAAAGTGACAGAGGGTGACCGCCGGATCGGCCGGTCGCCTGAGGAAATGATGCCGCCGAAAAACCTGATTTGCCTATGAGCGATTCTTGCAGCCCTGATTAGGGCGGCGCTAAGCCGCATCTTCGCGGCCCATCAAAGCAGGATGTGCAAAAGAGGGCGCGGCCTCAGCCGCAGGGACGTTTCCAGTCGAAAAAGCCCGGGCCCGCGCGGCTCAGCAGATCACGCGCCAGGCGCGCGCCAAGCGCTGCGGCCTCTGCGGCGGGGCAACTGCCCTCGACCGTCATGCGCTCGGCGCCATTGGTGCGCAGGATCTCGCCGCGGAAATGGATCACGTCATCGCGCAGCCGTGCGAGGCCCGCGATCGGGGTCTGGCAATTCCCTTCCAGCGTCCCGAGAAAGCTGCGCTCGCAGGCCATTTCGCGCTCGCAGACCGGATCATGCAGCGGCATCAGCAGGTCGCGCACCCAGAGATCGCCCTTGCGGCGCTGGACCGACAGCGCGCCCTGGCCGATGGCGGGCAGCATCTCTTCCGTCCCGATCACCGTCCAGCTTTCAGCGGACATTCCAAGCCGGTTCAGTCCCGCCAGTGCGAGGAAGGTGCAATCCGCCAGGCCCTGCTCAAGTTTGGAAAGCCGCGACTGCACATTGCCCCGGAAATTCACGATGCGCAGATCGGGGCGCGCGAACAATGCCTGCGCGCCGCGCCGCATACTGGATGTGCCGACCGAGGCGCCCAGAGGCAATTCCTCCAGGCTGCGATACTTATGCGACACCAGCACATCACGCGGGTCTTCGCGCGGCAGGAAAATATCCGAGACCAGCCCTTCGGGCTCGGCCACCGCCATATCCTTCACGCAATGAACCGCAAGGTCGATGCGGCCATCCAGCAGCGCCTCTTCCAGTTCCTTGGTGAAAAGCCCCTTGCCGCCGATCTCTTTCAGGAGCTTGTCGAGCACCCGGTCAGCCGTGGTCTTGATCACCACAATCTCGAAAGCCTCGACCGGCAGATCGTGCTGCACCCGCAGCCAGTCCCGGGTCTGGAACGCCTGTGCCAGCGCCAGTGGCGATCCGCGTGTGCCGATACGAAGGGGAGTGCTGGCGTCAGGCTGTCTCATGGGGCTTCCGATAGGCTGGCAAAGCTGCGCTGGCAACTGGAATCATTCTCAAACAGCCAGATTGACGCGACGCGATTTGTCGCAGCTGGCGGCGGTTTCTGCGGGGCTCAGGGCGGGAATGGAGCGGCTCAGCCGCCAGCGGCCGCGCGCATGCGGCCCGCTTCGCTGTCATGGTCGATCAGATTGCGCATCAACATGACGCCGCCCATGAATTCGACCCCGCCCGCCATGGAATCCATGATTACCTTGACCGTCTCATCGGCGCCGATCGCATTGCCGTCCAGCGCAACTTCCGAGGGCAGTTCCACCACACCCAGCGTGGTCATCGTCTTATAGGCCTGGCTCAGATGCGGGCAGGACCATTCCATATGCATGGTCAGCGGACATTTGATGAAAAGGCCGGGCTTTGTGTGCCAGAGCTTCAGCTCATTGCGATCCTCCAGCGCGAAGGACAGTTCCACCGCGCTGTTAAGGCGGAATTCCTGCTGGAAGATGCGCCGCGCCACCTGTTCGCATCCCGCGAGCAGCGCGTCGAAATCGATGGCGTCAAGCGGCTGCACCACTTCGCCGCTGCCATTGCCGGTGTAACGGACCCGCAATTCGCGGGCGCCATCGGCCGCCGTCCCGATCTTCGCCGAGGTGATCGAAAGGTTGTAAGACTGGACTGACATGGCGGGATCCCTGATATGCATGCGCATAATATAGGCCGCGATGCCGCGTCTCACAACGGTTTCTCCAGGGATCTGCACGCGCCCTCAGCCTTTCCAGGGACCGGCCAGCCCCTCTTCGCGCATCAGCCTCGTCAGCTGGTTCGCGGCCAGCATCAGGGCCTCGCCCGACAATGTGCCGGCTTCCGACCCCGCAAAGGCATCGGCCAATGCCCGCGCCGCAACCGGAAGCCCGCCTTTCGCAAACCGCGCCAGATCCTGCGGTGATACGCCCCCCAGCCCCGCAGGGGTCAGCGGGCCGCCATCGCTGTAGCCTTCCGGCAGATCGCCCTTCAGATTGCGCACCACCCCGGTTGAAATCGCGTCAAGCAGCTGATCCGCCGCCTGGATCGCACCCGCAACCCGGGTCGGGTGGTCGGTATCCGCCGCGGCATGCGGCAAGAGCGAGAGCTTCGTGCCATGCCGCTCCACAAGACCCAGATAGGGCGCCATCGGGCCCGAAAGCGCGCCCGCCGAATCCACGAAAAGATCCGCATCAATCGCCGCGAACCCGACCTGCCCCGCGCGCAGCGCGCTTTCCAGCGCCGCGATATCGACCAGCTCACCCCGGTCATAGTTCAAGAGGACCGCCCCCGGTGCCAGCGCCGCCAGCACCGTCTCATTGATCAGCCCGGCATTGGCGAACCCGTCAGGCCCCTTCGGCCCAAGGCCGAGATGGACCGACAGAGCATCCGCCCCGCGCGCGGCCTCTTGCGGGGTGGCGGCATAGCGGAACCCTCGCTTTCGATCCAGATCCGGTGGCGCGGACGGGCATGGATCACCACCTCCATGCCGAAGGCGCGGGCCAGCAGCGCCACTTCGCGCCCGATATTGCCATAGCCGATCACCGCGAGGCGCTGGCCCTCCAGTTTGCGCGTCGGATAGCGCAGGAGGTCGCGCCCGGTATCGAACCGGCCTGCCACCACAAGGTCATGCAATGCCCCGACCGGCAGATCGGGGCGCTGACCAAGCAGCGCCTTCATCACCATCTGCGCGGTGGCGCGGGCATTGATCCCGGGCGTGTTCATCAAAGGCGCAACGCCGCCGATCCCGTCGCCGCCGCCCCAGCTTGCCGATCCCATATTGCCGGTTCCGGTGCCGATCCTGACGCCACCAAGGTCAAAGCGCGTCTCGGCCGGCAGGATAGTCGCCGCGGCGATCACCGCATCATAAAGCCCGTCACCGGCCTCGGCGATCAGCTCATCCCGGGTCGAGAGATGCGGCATGTAGAAAAACGTCGCCCGCCCCTCATCGGCCCGCGCTCCGCGCGCCGAACCGATGTGAAATCGCCCGCCCCGGCTTTCGACATGGGCGCGAAACGCTGACGCATCGGGCGCCCCGCCCGTATCAAACGCCAGGCCGACGAGGTCGGCCACGAGGATTTTCGGGCTGTTGCGGTCCATCGGTCAGTCCTTCTTAAAGGAGGGTCGTCTTGTTTTTACGGTCACGGCCCATGACAGAGCCGGGTCAGGGCATAGCTGCAAGCGATTTTTTCACCCCTGCGCCGCGCAAGCTGCGAATAAAAATCCCCGCCGCCGCGCAATATGATTTCGCCCCGGGGTCAGAGGAGCAGAGCAGAACAACCTCCGCTTCCTGCCGGGGCGAGGAAGGAACCGACTGTTTTTGACCATATGGTCTGAAATCCGGCACACTGCCCCTGGCCCCTGGCGAAAGAAATCCACTGCGGTTTGTCTGAATTTGGAATGGCGTGGTGCGGTGTTCGGGCTTTATCACGACGGCACTTGTCGGGATTGAGGAAAGCCGTATGTCCGAACTTCATATCGTGGGTCTTGCGGGGAATATCACCGCGCCGTCGAAAACGCGTGCGCTGGTCGGGCAGGCGCTGGATCTGGCCGGGGCCGGGCTGCATTCGCGCACAACCCTGTTTGACATCGCCGATTTCGGCGAGGATCTGGGCCGGGCGCGGCGCGCCGATGACCTCAGCCCCAAGGCGCGGCAGAACCTCGATACGCTTTTGAATGCCGATGCGCTGATCGTCGCGACGCCGATCTATAAGGGCTCTTATCCCGGTCTTTTCAAACACCTGATCGACCTGATCGACCCTTCTGCGCTGCTGCGCAAGCCGGTGCTGATCGCCGCGACCGGCGGGGGCGAGAAACATGCGCTGGCGGTGGAACATCAGCTGAGGCCGCTGTTCGCCTTTTTCGAGGCCCGCGTGCTCTCGACCGCCGTGCATGTCTCGGACCGCGATTTCAGCGAGGGGCGGCTGGTATCGGACCCGGCGCTGAACCGGCTCGCCCGGGCCATTGACGAATTCACCACGATTTTCCCCGGCGCCGCGCGGATCCGTGCCGCGGCAGAATAAGCCGCCGCCCAATAAGCCGCCGCCGAATGACCCGTCTCGCCGGATAACCCGTTGCACAGGGGCTGCACATGACCTCCGATCCCGTCAAATTCACCTATTGGGTGCCCAATGTCTCGGGCGGCCTCGTGATCTCGGATATCGAACAGCGCACCAGCTGGACGCCGGACTATAACCGCAAACTGGCGCAGATCGCCGAGGACGCGGGCTTTGACTATGCGCTGAGCCAGATCCGCTTTACCGCGGGCTACGGCGCTGAAAACCAACATGAATCCGTCTCGTTCAGCCAGGATCTGCTGGCCCATACCGAACGGCTGAAGGTGATCGCGGCGCTTTTGCCCGGCCCCTGGAACCCGGCGCTGGCGGCGAAACAAATCGCCACGATCAGCCATCTCTCGGGCGGGCGGATCGCGGTCAATGTGGTCTCGGGCTGGTTCCGGGGCGAATTCGCGGCGATAGGCGAGCATTGGCTGGATCATGACGAGCGCTACCGCCGGTCCGAGGAATTCATCCGGGCGCTGCGCGGCATCTGGTCTGAGGAAAGCTTTACCTTCCGGGGCGATTTCTACCGCTTCAACGACTATAGCCTGAAGCCCAAACCCCTTGATCCGCAACCGGAAATCTTCCAGGGCGGCTCGTCGCGCGCGGCGCGGGATATGGCGGCACGGGTCTCGGACTGGTATTTCACCAATGGCAATACGCCGGAAGGGCTCGGCGCCCAGGTCGGGGATATCCGCACCAAAGCGGCAGCGAACGGGCATAAGGTCAAGGTCGGCATCAACGCCTTCGCCATCGTGCGCGAGACCGAAGCCGAGGCGCAGGCGGTGCTGCGCGAGATCATCGCGAAGGCCAATCCCGAAGCCGTCCAGGGCTTTGCCGGACAGGTGGTCAATGCCGGTCGCGCCAGCCCCGAGGGCGAGGGCAACTGGGCGAAATCCTCCTTCGAGGACCTCGTGCAATATAATGACGGCTTCCGCTCGAACCTGATCGGCACGCCCGACCAGGTCGCCGAACGCATAATCGGCCTGAAAGAGGCCGGCGCCGACCTCATCCTTCTCGGCTTCCTGCATTTCCAGGAAGAGGTTGAGTATTTCGGAAAACACGTCCTCCCCGCGTCCGCGCCATCGAAGCCCGCAAAAAACAAACCCTCGCCGCCGAGTAACGCGGCGCCCTTCCCTCCGGAGACAGAAATGACAGGCCTTGCCCTGAGCGAGCCGGCTTTGCAGCCGGAGCGGCGCAGCTTTGCGTCCCGGATCGCCCCCGTGACGCCGGTCACGGCCA
It encodes:
- the sfnG gene encoding dimethylsulfone monooxygenase SfnG; its protein translation is MTSDPVKFTYWVPNVSGGLVISDIEQRTSWTPDYNRKLAQIAEDAGFDYALSQIRFTAGYGAENQHESVSFSQDLLAHTERLKVIAALLPGPWNPALAAKQIATISHLSGGRIAVNVVSGWFRGEFAAIGEHWLDHDERYRRSEEFIRALRGIWSEESFTFRGDFYRFNDYSLKPKPLDPQPEIFQGGSSRAARDMAARVSDWYFTNGNTPEGLGAQVGDIRTKAAANGHKVKVGINAFAIVRETEAEAQAVLREIIAKANPEAVQGFAGQVVNAGRASPEGEGNWAKSSFEDLVQYNDGFRSNLIGTPDQVAERIIGLKEAGADLILLGFLHFQEEVEYFGKHVLPASAPSKPAKNKPSPPSNAAPFPPETEMTGLALSEPALQPERRSFASRIAPVTPVTASAAPALQLSGISLAFGGIRALKDVSFDVHPGEIRAVIGPNGAGKSSLVNVISGLYRADSGRIALGGESFAHVPPGRLPGLGVARTFQNIALFPGLSVAENIASGLVFRRPAFAWLPFIPASRREGRETAIRVREIAAFLGLEAHLPRLVSTLPFGLQKQVELARAMIANPQLLLLDEPMAGLTGTEKGAMAAHIRAIRDRLGLSVILIEHDIGVVMGLSDRIVVLDHGEVIADGRPDEVRRDPEVIRAYLGSDAAPLAGAA
- a CDS encoding NAD(P)-dependent oxidoreductase, with the translated sequence MDRNSPKILVADLVGLAFDTGGAPDASAFRAHVESRGGRFHIGSARGARADEGRATFFYMPHLSTRDELIAEAGDGLYDAVIAAATILPAETRFDLGGVRIGTGTGNMGSASWGGGDGIGGVAPLMNTPGINARATAQMVMKALLGQRPDLPVGALHDLVVAGRFDTGRDLLRYPTRKLEGQRLAVIGYGNIGREVALLARAFGMEVVIHARPRHRIWIESEGSAMPPPRKRPRAGRMLCRSISALGRRGLTGSPMPG
- a CDS encoding NAD(P)H-dependent oxidoreductase encodes the protein MSELHIVGLAGNITAPSKTRALVGQALDLAGAGLHSRTTLFDIADFGEDLGRARRADDLSPKARQNLDTLLNADALIVATPIYKGSYPGLFKHLIDLIDPSALLRKPVLIAATGGGEKHALAVEHQLRPLFAFFEARVLSTAVHVSDRDFSEGRLVSDPALNRLARAIDEFTTIFPGAARIRAAAE